From a single Flavobacterium sp. genomic region:
- a CDS encoding isoprenyl transferase — protein sequence MELVQQINTSTLPKHLAIIMDGNGRWAKQKGLIRALGHESGTKSVKVTVETCAKLGIENLTLYAFSTENWNRPKLEVETLMKLLISSLKKEIKTLQANNIKLNAVGNLTNLPLKVQKELQEVIDKTSENTRMTLTLALSYGAREELIQAVKKISNKVKNNIISEEAIDESIINQHLYTHNLPDVDLVIRTSGEHRISNFLLWQIAYAEFYFTDVLWPDFTENNLYEAIISYQKRERRFGKTSEQIIPEKNV from the coding sequence ATGGAACTAGTTCAACAAATAAATACTTCAACCTTACCCAAACATTTGGCCATTATTATGGACGGAAATGGAAGATGGGCTAAACAAAAAGGTTTAATCAGAGCTTTAGGTCATGAAAGTGGAACAAAGTCCGTTAAAGTTACTGTAGAAACTTGTGCTAAATTAGGAATTGAAAACCTTACACTTTATGCTTTTTCTACAGAAAACTGGAACCGACCAAAATTAGAAGTTGAAACACTAATGAAATTGTTAATCTCTTCTTTAAAGAAAGAAATTAAAACATTACAAGCCAATAACATTAAATTAAATGCTGTTGGAAATTTAACAAATTTACCACTAAAAGTCCAAAAAGAATTACAAGAAGTAATTGACAAAACTTCTGAAAACACTAGGATGACACTAACTTTAGCGCTAAGTTATGGTGCTAGAGAAGAGCTAATTCAAGCTGTTAAAAAAATTTCCAACAAAGTTAAAAATAATATAATTTCTGAAGAGGCTATTGACGAATCAATTATTAATCAGCATCTTTACACACACAATTTACCTGATGTAGATTTAGTAATTAGAACAAGCGGTGAACACAGAATAAGTAATTTTCTATTATGGCAGATTGCTTATGCTGAATTTTATTTCACAGATGTGCTTTGGCCTGATTTTACAGAAAACAATTTGTATGAAGCAATTATTAGTTATCAAAAAAGAGAACGCCGATTTGGAAAAACAAGCGAACAAATTATACCCGAAAAAAATGTTTAA
- the bamA gene encoding outer membrane protein assembly factor BamA encodes MKQLLVIKKENADLEKQANKLYPKKMFKKGIQLLSIFIILTSSSLFAQDTKLESGKEYILAKIDVTGKISYNEQTITTFTGLEKGQQLIVPGQDISNAIKKLWKLGLFSDVNFYVNKIEGDSIFLELNINELPKLSDIKIQGVKKGKIEELIKETDLKKGKIVNENLITTTKNYIENKYKKEGFYQTKVVINTVPDSLDTEVKMVVNIDKGDKVKVKSIEFEGNNQISDAKLKKAFKNTKQRNPIRIFKKSKYIKEKYKEDLVTVIDKYKEKGNRDARIISDSVIYDKKSNTIAIKVKLEEGRKYYFGDIRYLGNTVYTERQLNSILGIKKGDVYNGTILQKRIADQTKPDGEDLTNLYQNNGYLFSTINPVEVRTANDTIDFEIRITEGPIAYFNKITVVGNDKTNDHVIYRELRTKPGQKYSKEDLIRSIREIGQLGFFDPEAIKPDFKNVDPQAGTVDIEYNVVEKGSSQVELQGGYGGGGFIGTLGLSFNNFSARNMFKRGAYKPLPMGDGQKMALRLQGSSFFQTYSLSFSEPWFGGKKPVSFSTSLSHSKQFLFNSRSRDVDRSQSFNITSLSIGLAKRLTVPDDYFVLSQALSFQYYDLNNYNTGLFTFGDGASRNLAYTIGLSRNSKGVNPIFPTVGSEFSISGKFTLPYSLFNGIDYANLENLAENKVRATVASEAPDGTNYPAGSYLNSEGYPVTDPADAAVDRGKVDQEKFNWLEYYKIKFKADNYTRIYEKLVLRTNAEFGFMGAYNSDRGLVPFERFFLGGDGLANFSLDGREVIQLRGYPNNSLSSQDGGTIYNKFSAELRYPITLNQSASIYALSFLEAGSAFDTFKQYNPFKLQRSAGVGIRVFMPAFGLLGIDFAHGFDAVPGETVKSGWQTHFIIGQQF; translated from the coding sequence ATGAAGCAATTATTAGTTATCAAAAAAGAGAACGCCGATTTGGAAAAACAAGCGAACAAATTATACCCGAAAAAAATGTTTAAAAAAGGAATACAATTACTTTCAATATTTATAATATTAACAAGCTCTTCACTTTTTGCACAAGACACAAAACTAGAGAGTGGCAAAGAATATATCTTAGCCAAAATTGATGTAACTGGAAAAATAAGTTACAACGAACAAACCATAACTACGTTTACGGGATTGGAAAAAGGACAACAATTAATTGTTCCTGGCCAAGATATTAGTAATGCTATTAAAAAATTGTGGAAATTAGGATTGTTCTCTGATGTAAACTTTTATGTAAATAAAATTGAGGGTGATAGTATCTTTTTAGAACTAAATATCAATGAACTTCCAAAACTATCCGATATTAAAATACAAGGAGTAAAAAAGGGAAAAATAGAAGAATTAATTAAAGAAACCGATTTAAAGAAAGGTAAAATAGTAAATGAAAATTTAATTACTACAACCAAAAATTACATCGAGAACAAATATAAAAAAGAAGGCTTTTACCAAACAAAAGTGGTTATCAACACTGTGCCAGACAGTTTAGACACTGAAGTTAAAATGGTTGTTAATATCGACAAAGGCGATAAAGTAAAAGTAAAAAGTATCGAATTTGAAGGCAATAATCAAATCAGTGATGCTAAACTAAAAAAAGCATTTAAAAACACCAAACAACGTAATCCTATTCGTATTTTCAAGAAATCTAAATACATTAAAGAAAAATACAAAGAAGACTTAGTAACAGTTATTGACAAATACAAGGAAAAAGGAAATAGAGATGCCCGTATTATTTCTGATTCGGTTATTTACGATAAAAAATCAAATACTATTGCAATTAAGGTAAAACTTGAAGAAGGAAGAAAATATTATTTTGGAGATATTCGATACCTTGGAAATACCGTTTATACCGAGCGTCAACTGAATTCGATTCTAGGAATTAAAAAAGGAGATGTTTATAATGGAACCATTTTACAAAAAAGAATTGCAGACCAAACAAAACCTGACGGAGAAGATTTAACAAATTTATACCAAAACAACGGTTATTTATTTTCTACCATTAACCCTGTTGAAGTTAGAACTGCTAATGACACTATTGACTTTGAAATTAGAATTACCGAAGGTCCTATTGCTTATTTTAATAAAATTACGGTAGTTGGAAATGACAAAACAAATGACCACGTAATTTATAGAGAACTTAGAACAAAACCAGGCCAAAAATACAGTAAAGAAGATTTAATTCGTTCTATTCGTGAAATTGGACAACTAGGTTTCTTTGATCCAGAAGCTATCAAACCTGATTTCAAAAATGTAGATCCTCAAGCTGGAACGGTTGACATTGAATATAATGTTGTAGAAAAAGGTTCAAGTCAAGTAGAACTTCAAGGAGGTTACGGTGGTGGCGGTTTCATTGGAACATTAGGATTATCATTTAACAATTTTTCGGCAAGAAACATGTTTAAAAGAGGAGCCTACAAACCACTTCCAATGGGAGATGGGCAAAAAATGGCTTTAAGACTTCAAGGAAGTTCATTCTTTCAAACGTATAGTTTATCGTTTTCTGAACCTTGGTTTGGTGGTAAAAAACCAGTTAGTTTTTCAACATCATTATCACATAGTAAACAATTTTTATTCAATTCTAGATCAAGAGATGTTGATAGAAGCCAAAGTTTTAATATTACATCTTTATCTATTGGTTTAGCCAAAAGACTTACTGTGCCAGATGATTATTTTGTGTTATCACAGGCATTATCATTCCAATATTATGATTTAAATAACTATAACACTGGATTATTTACTTTTGGAGATGGTGCGTCTAGAAACTTAGCTTACACCATTGGTTTATCAAGAAATAGCAAAGGTGTGAATCCGATTTTCCCTACGGTGGGTTCTGAATTCAGTATTTCAGGTAAGTTCACACTACCTTATTCTCTATTCAACGGAATTGACTATGCTAATTTAGAAAATTTAGCTGAAAATAAAGTAAGGGCAACTGTAGCAAGTGAGGCTCCAGATGGAACAAATTATCCAGCGGGTAGTTATTTAAATAGTGAAGGTTATCCAGTAACCGATCCAGCAGATGCGGCAGTAGATAGAGGAAAAGTAGATCAGGAAAAATTTAATTGGTTAGAATACTACAAAATTAAATTCAAAGCAGACAACTATACAAGAATTTACGAAAAACTTGTGCTTAGAACTAATGCAGAATTTGGCTTTATGGGTGCTTATAATTCAGATAGAGGTTTAGTTCCTTTTGAGCGCTTTTTCCTTGGAGGCGATGGTTTAGCTAACTTTTCATTAGACGGTAGAGAAGTTATTCAGTTAAGAGGATATCCAAATAATTCATTATCTTCTCAAGATGGAGGAACAATATATAATAAATTTTCTGCGGAATTAAGATATCCTATAACATTAAATCAGTCTGCTTCTATTTACGCATTAAGTTTCTTAGAAGCGGGTTCAGCATTTGACACCTTTAAACAATACAATCCTTTTAAATTACAACGTTCTGCAGGAGTTGGAATTAGAGTTTTCATGCCAGCATTTGGGTTATTAGGAATTGATTTTGCACATGGATTTGATGCGGTGCCAGGAGAAACTGTAAAAAGTGGTTGGCAAACACACTTTATTATTGGACAACAATTTTAA